Within Cytophagia bacterium CHB2, the genomic segment GCGCGACACACCAAAATTTTTCTGGGTTTGATCCTGGGCGCGATTGCCGGCGTGCTGTGCAATAAGTTTTTGCATGACTCGGCCATTGTGGCATTCCTCCAAAAATATCTGAGTGATCCGCTCGGCAAGATTTTTCTCAACATGCTGATCATGGTGGTCATTCCGCTGGTGTTTTCGAGTCTCGCGCTGGGCGTGGCGCAAATCGGTGATCTCAAACAACTCGGACGCATCGGCGTGCGCACCATGCTGTATTTTTTGATGGTCACGGCCATCGCGGTGACGATCGGGTTGGTGCTGGTCAACACCATTCGCCCGGGCGATTACTTGCCGGCAGAAACGAAAGACCAGTTGATGGCGCAATACGGCAAGGAAGCTTCTGAAAAAATGGGCGCCGCCGAGCGGGCGAGCACGGAATTTGGCATTCAAACGCTGGTGAACATCGTGCCGCGCAATCCCGTCGCTGTGGTGGCGCGCCCCAATCCCGACATGTTGGCGCTGATTTTTGTGGCATTGATGGCAGGCATTGCGCTCACGCTGATCGTGCAGGACAAAGCGCAACCGGTGATCCGGCTGCTCGAAGGGGTGAATGAGATTTCGGTCAAGATCATCAATATCGCGATGAAACTCGCGCCTTACGGCGTCGCGGCGCTGATCTTCAGCGTCACCTCGCGCTTCGGCTTCGATTTGATTGTTGCCCTCGGCATGTA encodes:
- a CDS encoding dicarboxylate/amino acid:cation symporter, whose protein sequence is MARHTKIFLGLILGAIAGVLCNKFLHDSAIVAFLQKYLSDPLGKIFLNMLIMVVIPLVFSSLALGVAQIGDLKQLGRIGVRTMLYFLMVTAIAVTIGLVLVNTIRPGDYLPAETKDQLMAQYGKEASEKMGAAERASTEFGIQTLVNIVPRNPVAVVARPNPDMLALIFVALMAGIALTLIVQDKAQPVIRLLEGVNEISVKIINIAMKLAPYGVAALIFSVTSRFGFDLIVALGMYVVTVIVGLALHQFGALAVLVRLFARYNPLKFFRKVETVMLTAFSTSSSNATLPTTMMVSQENLGIPPKIAGFVIPLGATMNMNGTALFEGVTVLFIAQVFGVNLDLTTQLIVVIMSVLTAVGAAGVPSGSIPLLILVLQMVHVPPEGIAIILGVDRILDMCRTVLNVTGDITCAAYIARSEGVALKE